A stretch of the candidate division KSB1 bacterium genome encodes the following:
- a CDS encoding DUF4442 domain-containing protein, whose amino-acid sequence MAEIIESNDAIKYSLSHDSKTIRQRMLHPIFFKLYLLRKLPLAFFAGVKIHRLDMERCDVSIPYRWLSTNPFRSTYFAALSMAAELSTGALALMMVENSPDSIASLIVGLKANFTKKADSLTTFTCNEGTKISSAVERASKTGEAVVIDVQSIGHNPDQLIVAEFTFTWSFKKRA is encoded by the coding sequence ATGGCGGAGATCATCGAGTCAAACGATGCAATAAAGTATTCACTTTCACATGATTCCAAAACAATACGTCAGAGAATGCTCCATCCGATTTTCTTTAAATTGTATTTGTTGCGAAAACTACCCTTAGCTTTTTTTGCCGGGGTGAAAATACATCGTTTGGATATGGAACGTTGCGATGTTTCTATTCCCTATCGCTGGTTGAGCACCAATCCCTTTCGTTCAACTTATTTTGCAGCGTTAAGTATGGCTGCTGAATTATCGACCGGCGCTTTGGCATTGATGATGGTAGAAAATTCACCTGATTCGATTGCTTCTCTCATTGTGGGATTAAAAGCAAATTTTACCAAAAAAGCAGATTCATTAACCACATTTACTTGCAATGAAGGTACCAAAATATCTTCTGCTGTTGAGCGAGCAAGCAAAACAGGCGAGGCAGTAGTCATTGATGTTCAATCAATCGGACATAATCCTGATCAATTAATCGTCGCCGAATTTACTTTCACATGGTCATTTAAAAAAAGAGCTTAA
- a CDS encoding rhodanese-like domain-containing protein — translation MAIKSQLKLTILEKIVDWSFSVPNIEYNDFKRTLASIDSSQFIIFDTRSPEEFKTSHITNAIQLDPGITQNEFGKIYSKRIKDKRLVFYCSVGYRSSKCLQRLKEVAHNSGAISLQNLKGGIFRWYNENYEVINEKGITDDIHPYGAFWEFLLDNRD, via the coding sequence ATGGCAATTAAATCACAGCTAAAATTAACTATTCTTGAGAAAATAGTGGATTGGTCGTTTTCCGTCCCAAATATCGAGTACAATGATTTTAAAAGAACACTTGCATCAATAGATTCCAGTCAATTCATCATTTTTGACACACGATCGCCAGAGGAATTCAAAACAAGCCATATAACCAATGCCATCCAACTCGATCCTGGAATAACTCAAAATGAATTCGGCAAAATTTATTCAAAGCGTATAAAGGATAAACGCCTGGTTTTTTATTGTTCAGTCGGTTATCGAAGTTCAAAGTGTTTACAACGATTAAAAGAGGTTGCCCATAATTCCGGAGCAATATCTCTGCAGAACCTTAAAGGTGGAATCTTTCGCTGGTACAATGAAAATTATGAAGTGATAAATGAAAAAGGTATTACCGATGACATTCATCCCTATGGTGCGTTTTGGGAATTTTTATTAGATAATCGAGATTAA
- a CDS encoding PEGA domain-containing protein — MRVSRNHILFVAVFLFNTLCFLLPAQSMDKNIIPTLQGLQNEIPRAQAKNMKNETGLISIFTDPPGADIYLDGNRIESSPITKEVSNGEHHIRITSSGWKEEECIVFVENDKKTIITALMLKPMPTEMTPLDIGRVHKEKLFFEDFEKEEIDYKYVKPIWIKKGKKYSLFLTGVSLVAAMVVLEGGSFKNDNNTSTKALIAGIGLGLVGTVIFFVADENSGHWVETTLEENIEYNKKEKVKIEIHNKEAREYNQKTEQLLSDEIKKRQQETEKFNEGRGLTIETI, encoded by the coding sequence ATGAGAGTTAGTCGAAATCATATCCTTTTTGTGGCAGTGTTTTTATTTAATACTTTGTGCTTCTTATTACCTGCCCAATCAATGGACAAAAACATCATCCCAACCTTACAAGGGTTGCAAAACGAAATCCCCCGGGCCCAAGCTAAAAACATGAAGAATGAAACGGGCTTAATCAGTATATTCACTGATCCTCCCGGCGCTGATATTTACCTGGATGGGAATAGAATTGAATCATCACCTATCACTAAAGAGGTTTCCAATGGTGAACACCACATTAGAATTACCTCTTCAGGCTGGAAGGAGGAAGAATGTATTGTTTTTGTGGAAAATGATAAAAAAACCATAATAACTGCGTTGATGTTAAAACCCATGCCGACAGAGATGACACCTCTTGATATCGGTAGAGTTCATAAAGAGAAATTATTCTTTGAGGATTTTGAGAAAGAAGAAATTGATTACAAGTATGTAAAACCAATCTGGATCAAAAAAGGCAAAAAGTATTCTTTGTTTCTAACGGGAGTAAGTTTAGTAGCTGCAATGGTAGTCTTAGAAGGGGGTTCTTTTAAGAATGATAATAATACATCTACCAAGGCTCTAATCGCCGGAATTGGTCTTGGATTGGTGGGTACTGTGATATTTTTTGTTGCAGACGAAAATAGTGGTCATTGGGTTGAAACAACCCTTGAAGAGAATATTGAATACAACAAAAAGGAAAAAGTAAAGATAGAAATACATAATAAAGAAGCTCGGGAGTATAACCAAAAAACAGAACAATTGTTGTCAGATGAAATAAAAAAACGGCAGCAGGAAACTGAAAAATTTAACGAAGGACGTGGATTAACCATTGAAACAATATAA
- a CDS encoding PLP-dependent transferase produces the protein MEKRFSNIETKLIHAGEIEPRISGAVSMPIFQSANFEYAGESSYNEIKYIRLNNTPNHQVLHKKLAALENAESALVTASGMAAITTSLLTVLSCGDHLLIQNSLYGGTHDFVTKDLPSFGIEYDFVDGDDPDSWEAKLQSNTKALYVETMTNPLMEVSNLIEVVNFAKRNRLISFIDNTFASPMNFRPSDWGFDLSLHSCTKYLNGHSDIVAGAVIGQADLIEKIKHKLDHLGGSLDPHACFLLHRGIKTLSVRVKHQNESALKIAQFLQEHPLVEKVNYPGLESHPRHLRALELFDGFSGMLSFEVKGGVEMAQKFIENVKLPIHAASLGGVESLVTRPATTSHSGLSPEDRKKIGITDSLIRVSIGIEATEDLIEDFKQALSTLSYDL, from the coding sequence ATGGAAAAAAGATTCAGCAATATAGAAACAAAGTTGATCCACGCGGGTGAAATTGAACCTAGGATTAGTGGTGCTGTTAGTATGCCGATTTTTCAATCGGCCAATTTCGAGTATGCCGGGGAGTCGAGTTATAATGAAATTAAATATATCCGTTTAAATAATACTCCGAATCATCAGGTGCTCCATAAGAAATTGGCTGCATTGGAAAACGCTGAATCTGCACTCGTAACGGCAAGCGGAATGGCAGCGATAACCACTTCTTTGTTGACTGTTCTTTCTTGTGGCGATCATCTCTTAATTCAAAATTCTTTGTATGGAGGGACTCATGATTTTGTTACAAAAGATTTACCTTCATTTGGAATTGAATATGATTTTGTTGATGGGGATGATCCGGATTCATGGGAAGCTAAGTTACAGTCCAATACCAAAGCACTTTATGTAGAAACAATGACCAATCCACTCATGGAGGTTTCTAATCTTATTGAGGTGGTTAATTTTGCCAAAAGGAATCGACTTATTTCATTTATCGACAATACTTTTGCGAGCCCAATGAATTTCCGACCGTCCGATTGGGGATTTGATTTGTCGCTGCATAGCTGCACAAAGTATTTGAATGGGCATTCGGATATCGTTGCCGGAGCAGTCATCGGTCAAGCGGATTTGATCGAAAAAATCAAACATAAATTAGATCATCTGGGAGGGTCACTTGATCCGCATGCCTGTTTTTTACTCCATCGTGGCATTAAAACTCTATCTGTCCGGGTTAAACACCAGAATGAAAGTGCTTTGAAAATTGCACAATTTCTGCAGGAGCATCCTTTGGTTGAAAAAGTGAACTACCCGGGATTGGAATCCCATCCTCGGCATTTGCGCGCCCTGGAATTATTTGATGGCTTTAGCGGTATGCTAAGCTTCGAAGTAAAGGGCGGGGTAGAAATGGCACAAAAGTTTATTGAAAATGTAAAGCTCCCCATTCATGCAGCCAGCCTGGGTGGGGTAGAATCCCTGGTAACCCGGCCGGCAACGACGTCGCATTCAGGTCTGTCTCCGGAGGACCGCAAAAAAATTGGGATCACGGATAGCTTGATCCGGGTCTCAATTGGCATCGAGGCAACAGAAGATTTGATCGAAGATTTTAAGCAGGCCTTATCCACATTGTCTTATGATTTATAA